The Caldicellulosiruptor changbaiensis genome has a segment encoding these proteins:
- a CDS encoding ACT domain-containing protein, translated as MRAIITVVGKDKVGIIAAISSLLAQNNVNILDISQTIMQGFFTMIMLVDLQECKLKFSELKDLLIKKGQEIGVDVNMQHEDLFNNINRI; from the coding sequence ATGAGAGCAATAATAACAGTTGTTGGTAAGGATAAAGTTGGTATAATTGCAGCAATCTCGAGCTTACTTGCTCAGAACAATGTAAATATTCTTGATATAAGCCAGACAATTATGCAGGGGTTTTTTACTATGATAATGCTTGTTGACCTACAAGAGTGCAAATTGAAGTTTTCTGAACTGAAAGACCTTCTCATAAAGAAAGGGCAGGAAATAGGTGTTGATGTAAATATGCAGCACGAAGACCTTTTCAATAACATAAACAGGATATAG
- the dapF gene encoding diaminopimelate epimerase, whose protein sequence is MLFSKMHGLGNDFIVIDTRGKEDIDYNLLAKRMCHRHIGVGADGLLLVLNSDIADIRMRIINSDGSEAEMCGNGIRCFAKYVYERGIVKATKFKVETLAGIIEPELFVNEYGLVDKVKVNMGKPSFKRKDIPMQGDPESDAINTSIVVDGNEYRITSLLMGVPHTILFVDDVEKVDIYTLGPKIEKHEAFPRKTNVNFVQVIDKNNIKVRTWERGAGATFACGTGSCASVIAANLNGLTERKANVHLYFGTLEIQWQDDDTVFMTGPAEEVFVGEYLE, encoded by the coding sequence ATGCTTTTTTCAAAAATGCACGGGCTTGGAAATGACTTTATTGTGATAGATACAAGAGGTAAAGAGGATATAGATTATAACTTGCTTGCAAAGAGGATGTGTCATCGACACATTGGAGTTGGTGCAGATGGTCTGCTGCTTGTATTAAATTCAGATATTGCTGACATCAGGATGAGAATTATCAATTCTGATGGGTCTGAAGCTGAGATGTGTGGAAATGGCATCAGGTGTTTTGCAAAATATGTATATGAAAGAGGAATTGTGAAAGCCACTAAATTCAAAGTTGAGACATTGGCAGGCATAATTGAGCCAGAGCTTTTTGTAAACGAATATGGCCTTGTTGATAAAGTTAAAGTGAATATGGGAAAGCCCAGCTTTAAAAGAAAAGATATACCAATGCAAGGTGACCCAGAAAGTGATGCCATAAATACATCTATTGTAGTTGATGGCAATGAATACAGAATTACATCTCTTTTGATGGGTGTTCCGCACACTATTTTGTTTGTTGATGATGTTGAAAAGGTGGACATTTATACTTTAGGACCAAAAATAGAAAAGCATGAGGCTTTTCCAAGAAAGACAAATGTCAACTTTGTTCAGGTGATTGACAAGAATAATATAAAGGTGAGAACCTGGGAAAGAGGAGCAGGTGCAACATTTGCATGCGGCACTGGATCTTGTGCATCTGTGATAGCAGCAAACTTGAATGGACTTACAGAAAGAAAAGCAAATGTCCACCTTTATTTTGGAACTCTTGAGATACAGTGGCAGGATGATGATACAGTCTTCATGACCGGCCCTGCTGAGGAGGTTTTTGTTGGGGAGTATTTGGAGTAA
- a CDS encoding carbohydrate kinase family protein produces the protein MKVVCYGEVLIDFLNVKENLFEANPGGAPANVAAAISKFGGTSYLISQVGNDMFGKMIIDSLSACGVDISNVKITDEYFTTLAFVKLDSRGERSFSFSRKYGADVYLRVEDIDMNIVKSADIFHFGSLSMTYEQNKRTTLELLKIARQSGSTISYDPNYRSSLWESQKKALETMIEPVENGFVDILKMSEEEVLLYEKGADNFYNRIKDKVKIFLVTLGEKGSMVFFKGKSYFVDTIKVDVVDTTGCGDCFVGMFLHEISKSLPVENLSEDEIVNIVKKANIAGALCATKKGAIPAIPEYSEVLERL, from the coding sequence TTGAAAGTTGTCTGCTACGGAGAGGTTTTGATAGATTTTTTGAATGTAAAAGAAAACCTTTTTGAAGCAAACCCGGGTGGTGCACCGGCAAATGTTGCAGCGGCTATCTCAAAGTTTGGAGGAACGTCCTATTTAATTTCACAAGTTGGGAATGACATGTTTGGAAAAATGATTATAGATAGCCTTTCTGCCTGTGGTGTTGACATTTCAAATGTTAAAATAACAGATGAATATTTTACGACACTTGCGTTTGTAAAGCTTGATAGCAGGGGTGAAAGGTCTTTTTCGTTCTCAAGAAAATATGGTGCAGATGTTTACCTGAGAGTGGAAGATATTGATATGAATATCGTAAAGTCAGCTGATATATTTCACTTTGGCTCACTTTCAATGACATATGAACAAAACAAAAGAACCACGTTAGAGCTTTTAAAGATTGCAAGACAAAGCGGTAGCACAATCTCGTATGACCCAAACTACAGAAGTAGCCTGTGGGAAAGCCAAAAAAAGGCTTTAGAGACCATGATTGAACCTGTTGAAAATGGTTTTGTTGATATTCTGAAAATGTCCGAGGAAGAGGTTTTGTTATATGAAAAGGGTGCAGATAACTTTTATAATAGAATAAAAGACAAGGTAAAGATTTTCCTTGTGACACTCGGTGAAAAGGGTAGCATGGTTTTCTTTAAAGGAAAGTCATATTTTGTTGATACAATAAAGGTTGATGTTGTTGACACAACTGGATGTGGAGATTGTTTTGTCGGCATGTTTTTACATGAGATCTCAAAGTCTTTGCCAGTTGAAAATCTATCAGAAGATGAAATTGTGAATATTGTAAAAAAAGCGAACATAGCAGGTGCTCTGTGTGCAACCAAAAAAGGTGCTATTCCTGCAATTCCTGAGTACAGTGAAGTTTTAGAAAGGCTTTGA
- the secG gene encoding preprotein translocase subunit SecG: protein MAKIILTVLELLLAIALIIVVLLQSGKSAGLSGSIAGGAETFFGKYKGRTLDAMLGRYTWIIAAAFFVVSILLFLVIRGC, encoded by the coding sequence ATGGCCAAAATAATTCTAACCGTTTTAGAGCTTCTTTTAGCAATTGCACTTATAATTGTTGTGCTTTTGCAGTCAGGCAAGAGCGCAGGGCTTTCTGGGTCAATTGCAGGTGGTGCTGAGACATTTTTTGGAAAGTACAAGGGAAGAACACTTGATGCTATGCTTGGAAGATACACATGGATAATCGCAGCGGCTTTCTTTGTTGTATCAATACTTTTATTCTTAGTAATAAGAGGTTGTTGA
- a CDS encoding PFL family protein has product MFTSQEIIETINMVKQSNLDIRTITVGISLFDCSSDIPQRFIDNMRKKIIKYAGNLKNVANEIEDMFGLPIVNRRVALTPISLLTFSYSYEDLLKVALAIDEIAKELEIDLIGGYSASVHKNYDENTKKFISSIPDALASTDRLCSSVDVGTTRSGINLDVIAHLGHIIKDIAQKTKDKDSFGCARFVVFANAPDDNPFMAGAFHGTGEGDSAINVGISGPGVVKRALEGKKDASIDEVYETIKKMAFKITRAGQLVLKYASERLNIPMGIVDLSLAPTPKIGDSIAEILEEMGLEKVGGYGSTFALALLNDAVKKGGAMAASFTGGLSGAFIPVSEDSGMVKGVEAGALSLEKLEAMTSVCSVGLDMIVVPGDVEAEVISAMIADEIAIGIYNNKTTAVRVIPAYGKKEGDEVNFGGLLGRSKVMSINKSSPKRLIERGGRVPPPVISLRN; this is encoded by the coding sequence ATGTTCACATCACAGGAGATAATTGAGACCATTAATATGGTAAAGCAAAGCAATTTGGATATTCGAACAATCACAGTAGGGATAAGCCTTTTTGATTGTAGCTCTGACATTCCCCAGAGGTTTATTGATAACATGAGAAAAAAGATTATAAAATATGCTGGGAATCTCAAAAATGTGGCAAATGAGATAGAGGATATGTTTGGGCTACCGATTGTCAACAGAAGGGTTGCGCTAACACCAATTTCACTTTTGACCTTTTCTTATTCATATGAAGACCTTTTAAAGGTTGCGCTTGCCATTGATGAGATTGCCAAAGAACTTGAGATTGACCTGATAGGTGGCTACTCTGCTTCTGTTCACAAGAACTATGATGAAAATACAAAGAAATTCATATCTTCTATCCCAGATGCCTTGGCATCAACAGATAGGCTGTGTTCTTCGGTTGACGTTGGTACAACAAGGTCAGGTATTAACCTTGATGTGATTGCCCATCTTGGGCATATAATAAAAGACATTGCACAAAAAACAAAGGACAAAGACAGTTTCGGATGTGCAAGGTTTGTTGTGTTTGCAAACGCACCAGATGACAATCCATTTATGGCAGGTGCGTTTCATGGGACTGGCGAGGGAGATAGCGCAATAAATGTAGGAATCTCAGGCCCTGGTGTTGTAAAAAGGGCTTTAGAAGGAAAAAAAGATGCTTCAATTGATGAGGTCTATGAGACAATAAAAAAGATGGCATTTAAGATAACAAGGGCTGGTCAGCTTGTTTTAAAGTATGCATCAGAAAGGCTAAACATCCCAATGGGTATTGTTGATTTATCTCTTGCTCCAACACCAAAAATTGGTGATAGCATTGCAGAGATACTTGAAGAGATGGGACTTGAAAAGGTTGGCGGGTATGGCTCTACGTTTGCTTTAGCACTTTTGAACGATGCTGTGAAAAAAGGTGGCGCTATGGCGGCAAGTTTCACAGGTGGACTTTCAGGGGCATTTATTCCTGTATCAGAAGACTCTGGAATGGTAAAGGGAGTAGAGGCAGGGGCACTCTCTTTAGAAAAACTTGAGGCAATGACAAGTGTATGCTCTGTTGGTCTTGATATGATAGTTGTGCCAGGTGATGTAGAAGCTGAAGTTATCTCTGCTATGATTGCAGATGAGATTGCCATAGGCATTTACAACAACAAAACAACTGCTGTGCGCGTAATTCCTGCATATGGTAAAAAAGAAGGAGATGAGGTTAACTTTGGTGGGCTTTTGGGAAGATCAAAGGTGATGAGTATCAACAAAAGTTCACCAAAAAGGCTAATTGAACGTGGAGGAAGAGTTCCACCACCTGTAATTTCGCTGAGAAACTAA
- a CDS encoding transposase — protein MTKNIKAQNKKFLKLLFVIKKVTEVLSRKIKQNRRGRPRKFNLFQIIACLVYKVKKGIKSFRELEYRINQDTEFKQVVGIEESPDYSYFAKLSRKIEKEYMQDIKDILIAKIEPDMSIAIVDSTPLRSAKNDSEAKIGIHITIGFFRGYKLHLLCTGKEEVIPLFWILTGANEHDSRQEELLYRAWGFGCEIVLADAGYDCSRWFNIANELKVKFVAGINKRNMKNKNNVSNSFRSKNIRFLETEEGKKLYKQRTKIERLFSKLKGEYNLENVRLKGFRNYKRYIDWILITFLFEQLLRKLEGKKFSFAYEWNQ, from the coding sequence ATGACTAAGAATATTAAAGCACAAAATAAGAAATTTTTAAAGCTGCTTTTTGTAATAAAAAAGGTTACTGAAGTTTTATCGAGGAAGATAAAGCAAAATAGAAGGGGACGACCGAGGAAATTTAATCTGTTTCAGATAATAGCTTGTTTGGTTTATAAAGTTAAAAAGGGGATAAAGAGTTTCAGAGAATTAGAATATCGAATAAATCAAGACACAGAGTTTAAGCAAGTAGTAGGTATAGAAGAAAGTCCGGACTATTCATATTTTGCAAAGTTGTCAAGAAAAATAGAAAAAGAATACATGCAAGATATAAAAGACATATTAATAGCTAAGATAGAACCTGATATGAGTATAGCGATAGTAGACTCTACGCCGCTGAGAAGTGCCAAAAATGATTCAGAAGCAAAAATAGGTATACATATTACAATAGGATTTTTCAGGGGATACAAATTACATCTTTTGTGTACAGGTAAAGAAGAAGTAATACCACTTTTCTGGATTTTAACAGGGGCAAATGAACATGACTCAAGACAAGAAGAGCTTTTGTATAGGGCATGGGGCTTTGGCTGTGAGATTGTATTAGCAGATGCGGGATACGATTGTAGCAGATGGTTTAATATAGCAAATGAGCTTAAAGTTAAATTTGTTGCTGGGATAAACAAAAGAAACATGAAAAATAAAAACAATGTTAGCAATAGTTTTAGAAGCAAGAACATAAGATTTTTAGAAACTGAAGAGGGTAAAAAGCTATACAAGCAGAGAACAAAGATTGAAAGACTATTTAGCAAATTAAAAGGTGAATATAATCTTGAGAATGTGAGGCTCAAGGGATTTAGAAATTATAAAAGGTATATTGATTGGATACTAATTACTTTTCTATTTGAGCAACTTCTTAGAAAGTTAGAAGGTAAGAAGTTTTCTTTCGCTTATGAATGGAATCAATAA
- a CDS encoding Ig-like domain-containing protein encodes MILEHNNKWQIKLPNGAYDVVISVGSANKDTCNTVIVEGQEFCLNLKLKRGEFQQIKKRVILNDEYLTLSTSFHGHSKTVLNYIQIFSKKVCGISLEPKEMEIEIGESLYLFAKVIPEWADNQEVIFSSENPSIAEVDQKGMVTGVAAGTTNIIAQTKDGGYKAVCKVTVVESGVPYQISFAKTRLDVEIGKSRKIEYIIEPEGYKGKIEWISLNPNIAEVDSQGNVKGVSVGETRVKANLPETGSFDVCRIVVHDKYPYPFVLMADSVYGDVYLEWDEVCNAEYYVVKRKAETEENYKEIAKTKNTSFVDTTCYENGRYYYVVYAYNSFGESHSNEEIVDVRNLDSDFDGINDKKENMQGLNPKVQDSDRDGLEDSYEAELGTNPLSKDSDNDGLSDYFELEISKTDPLISDSDSDGIIDSKEDFDNDKLDNLSEEKTFTSPIFSDTDFDGISDYDEIFISKTNPIKVDTDEDGLFDKTEVDSGLNPLSKDSDGNGVIDGEESIYQVVSGERLRSVNQNEQVDFGLKIKAKGEIVNSVVVQKVYNSSTFFANGFIVGEPFKIECFEPFEVAQLQFRLNDTVLKGEQLSHFAVVCYDTKGGKFSLPKATYNESSKTITVETNHFSVYYLINLKKYLDITGLKSGTVSPSGQADIVFVIDTTGSMSDEIDAVKQNINNFVDKLKTKDISVNLGLVTYKDITCDGLNSTVGHGFFSSADDFKNALGSIKVDGGGDTPETLIDALETARLLGFRENSTKFIVVLTDANYKLENRFGIKSADEIIERLKSDNIIVSVVSNTSFEELYSAFSSQTKGIFADIYSDFSSTLEKLIDLANQYVNDGSWIVLSNLDIIKLKKAPDLNDSVTDTDGDGLADSEELKNSQKITLELPWGGLLKNLEIWDFVSYPTKVDSDEDGLSDYDEVLKYKTSPIDFDTDCDLLSDLEEIEAGTNPVVVDSDEDGLSDSVEFYLFPGDEAFDPNTETTLWGCDYEEAVLYLREELPLYVKRNTVEDVILTTTCSLYKKQQTLNNSRKRSKVTMLNKNIVFCSRNDEKLLIEPDEELIICEGSTIYVNSKYPELFKVYGSLKIGGPNKKTYVKIGNPNNSLKSNTLKAIREYTSRMTIFAVVAPMECGNQPRCEITNIELSSFAGFLSIGHKGYVKIDGCTLKNVKTGIYVSPVCSPQGSQLWISNTTFHSCSTAGLWLCANIKPVRINKSIFYSAPVIVDSKDANLRFDECIFENCNNSKDEPAFRTLQRGSKNILFLSCAFRNNSIGIHAYYHKTIVFINDCVFEGHKYCSILRQVNPKVIVDRHTRFLETIEPIVKFEGASTSETLFSAILGLLDPCGIKDIIEILAGEDIITGEEIPGIEKVERLLFLTLNANDIRRADDIEKWLKYLDEIEKNSSKEFRDSVAKYSPEFAEKICRKLSNSEISAAGRLYNKIGEFFTQGLNIYIDSHYKKLMELSEEYGREAVYLSIHEGLENAERRLARIFKNAREIKNKEDLVYFINSSDELAKSLGVSAFKESNYRDCLYKYLGMDNIKDLANKAYQVHHIFPQSLFGEGGLYESIFKRAGLNVHDVRFLGLWDAKDHLKKKYDYNEVWFKEMDDLKEKHGNRIEDIDIIEVIEKGREIASRYGFTRVRF; translated from the coding sequence GTGATATTAGAACATAACAATAAATGGCAGATAAAACTTCCCAATGGAGCTTATGATGTTGTAATAAGTGTGGGGAGTGCAAATAAGGACACATGTAACACAGTTATTGTAGAAGGGCAGGAGTTCTGTTTAAATTTGAAACTCAAAAGAGGTGAATTTCAGCAGATAAAAAAGAGAGTAATTTTAAATGATGAATACCTTACACTCAGCACATCTTTTCACGGTCATTCAAAGACAGTTTTAAATTACATACAGATATTCTCAAAAAAAGTTTGTGGCATCAGCTTAGAGCCGAAGGAAATGGAAATTGAAATAGGTGAGAGTTTATATTTATTTGCTAAAGTTATTCCAGAGTGGGCGGATAATCAAGAAGTAATTTTTAGCAGCGAAAACCCTTCAATTGCCGAAGTAGACCAAAAAGGTATGGTAACAGGAGTTGCAGCCGGAACCACAAATATAATTGCACAAACTAAGGATGGAGGATATAAAGCTGTATGTAAAGTCACAGTTGTAGAGTCTGGTGTGCCATATCAGATTTCTTTTGCAAAGACTCGTTTGGATGTGGAGATTGGCAAAAGCAGAAAGATAGAATATATAATTGAACCTGAAGGGTATAAAGGCAAGATTGAGTGGATTAGCTTAAATCCTAATATTGCTGAGGTGGACTCACAGGGCAATGTAAAAGGAGTTTCAGTAGGAGAGACAAGGGTTAAGGCAAATCTGCCTGAGACAGGAAGTTTTGATGTTTGCAGGATTGTTGTCCACGACAAGTATCCGTATCCATTTGTTCTTATGGCAGACAGTGTCTATGGAGATGTTTATCTTGAGTGGGATGAAGTTTGCAATGCTGAATATTATGTTGTAAAGAGAAAAGCAGAAACTGAAGAGAATTACAAGGAAATAGCAAAGACAAAAAATACAAGTTTTGTAGATACAACATGTTATGAAAATGGCAGATATTATTACGTGGTGTATGCTTACAACAGCTTTGGAGAGAGTCATTCAAACGAAGAAATAGTAGATGTTCGCAACCTCGACAGCGATTTTGATGGCATAAATGACAAAAAAGAGAACATGCAGGGTTTGAACCCCAAAGTGCAGGATAGTGACCGAGATGGGCTTGAAGATAGCTATGAAGCAGAGCTTGGCACAAATCCACTTTCTAAGGATTCTGATAATGACGGACTGAGTGATTATTTTGAACTTGAAATTTCGAAAACAGACCCACTCATTTCTGATTCTGACAGTGATGGCATTATTGATTCCAAAGAAGATTTTGACAATGATAAGCTTGATAATTTGTCTGAAGAAAAAACTTTTACATCTCCAATTTTTTCAGACACAGATTTTGATGGAATTAGTGATTATGATGAAATATTTATCTCAAAAACAAATCCAATAAAAGTAGATACTGACGAAGATGGTTTGTTTGATAAAACAGAAGTAGATAGTGGTTTAAATCCACTTAGCAAAGACAGTGACGGCAATGGCGTAATTGATGGAGAAGAAAGTATCTACCAAGTTGTGTCAGGCGAAAGGCTAAGAAGTGTTAATCAAAATGAACAGGTTGACTTTGGACTCAAGATAAAAGCAAAGGGTGAAATAGTCAACAGTGTTGTTGTTCAAAAAGTTTATAATTCATCCACATTTTTTGCAAATGGCTTTATAGTAGGAGAACCTTTTAAAATTGAATGTTTTGAACCGTTTGAAGTAGCCCAGCTTCAATTTAGGTTAAATGACACTGTTTTAAAGGGAGAGCAGCTGAGCCATTTTGCGGTTGTGTGCTATGATACCAAAGGCGGCAAGTTTAGCTTACCAAAGGCAACATATAATGAGAGTTCAAAAACTATTACTGTTGAAACAAATCATTTCAGTGTATACTATCTTATAAATCTTAAGAAGTATTTAGATATAACTGGCTTAAAAAGTGGGACTGTTTCACCTTCCGGGCAGGCTGATATTGTGTTTGTTATAGACACAACAGGTTCAATGTCAGACGAAATAGATGCTGTCAAGCAAAACATTAACAATTTTGTAGATAAGCTAAAAACAAAAGATATTAGTGTAAATTTAGGGCTTGTAACATACAAAGATATAACATGTGATGGTCTAAATTCAACAGTAGGTCATGGATTTTTCTCATCAGCAGATGACTTCAAAAATGCACTCGGAAGTATAAAAGTTGATGGTGGTGGCGATACACCTGAGACGCTGATTGATGCTCTTGAAACTGCAAGGTTGCTTGGCTTTAGAGAAAACAGCACAAAATTCATAGTTGTTTTAACAGATGCCAACTACAAGCTTGAGAACAGGTTTGGAATAAAGTCAGCAGATGAGATAATAGAAAGACTCAAAAGTGATAATATTATTGTTTCAGTTGTAAGTAATACGTCGTTTGAAGAATTGTATTCTGCTTTTTCCAGCCAAACAAAAGGTATTTTTGCAGACATCTATTCTGACTTTTCTTCAACACTTGAAAAGTTAATTGATTTAGCAAACCAATATGTCAATGATGGCAGCTGGATTGTTTTGTCCAATCTGGATATAATCAAACTTAAAAAAGCTCCAGATTTAAACGACAGTGTTACCGACACTGATGGAGATGGACTTGCTGACTCTGAGGAGCTAAAGAACTCCCAGAAAATAACACTGGAACTTCCATGGGGTGGATTGCTGAAAAATTTAGAAATTTGGGATTTTGTGAGCTATCCTACCAAAGTTGATAGTGATGAGGATGGACTTTCAGATTACGATGAGGTGCTTAAATACAAAACATCTCCTATCGATTTTGATACCGACTGCGACCTTTTGAGCGATCTTGAGGAAATAGAAGCAGGGACAAATCCGGTTGTTGTTGATAGCGATGAAGATGGTTTGAGTGATAGTGTTGAGTTTTATCTATTTCCTGGTGATGAAGCTTTTGATCCTAACACTGAAACAACTTTGTGGGGATGTGACTATGAAGAAGCAGTCCTCTATTTAAGAGAAGAACTTCCGCTTTATGTGAAAAGAAACACAGTTGAGGATGTAATCTTAACAACAACATGCTCTCTTTACAAAAAGCAGCAAACTTTAAATAATTCCAGAAAAAGAAGCAAAGTTACAATGTTGAATAAAAACATAGTTTTTTGCTCAAGAAATGATGAAAAACTTCTGATTGAACCGGATGAAGAGTTAATAATTTGTGAGGGCTCAACCATTTATGTTAACAGCAAATACCCTGAATTGTTTAAAGTTTACGGCTCCTTAAAAATAGGTGGACCTAACAAAAAAACTTATGTGAAAATAGGAAATCCAAATAATTCATTAAAGTCTAATACACTCAAAGCAATTAGAGAATATACTTCAAGAATGACCATTTTTGCGGTAGTAGCCCCAATGGAGTGTGGTAACCAACCCAGATGCGAAATTACGAATATAGAGCTTTCTTCATTTGCGGGTTTTTTAAGCATAGGACACAAGGGATATGTTAAGATAGATGGTTGCACACTTAAGAATGTGAAGACGGGTATATATGTAAGCCCGGTTTGTTCTCCGCAGGGTTCCCAGCTTTGGATTTCAAATACCACATTCCATAGCTGCTCAACAGCCGGGCTGTGGCTTTGCGCAAATATCAAACCTGTCAGGATAAATAAGAGCATATTTTATAGTGCCCCTGTTATAGTTGACAGCAAGGATGCAAATTTGAGGTTTGATGAATGTATATTCGAAAACTGCAATAACAGCAAAGATGAACCGGCATTTAGAACACTGCAAAGAGGCTCAAAAAACATTCTATTTTTATCCTGTGCATTTAGAAACAATAGCATTGGAATACATGCTTATTATCACAAAACAATAGTATTTATAAATGATTGTGTATTTGAAGGGCACAAATATTGCTCAATTTTACGCCAAGTAAATCCTAAGGTTATTGTAGATAGACATACACGGTTTTTAGAAACCATAGAGCCTATCGTAAAATTTGAGGGAGCATCAACAAGCGAAACTCTATTTTCAGCTATTTTAGGATTATTAGATCCTTGTGGTATTAAAGATATCATAGAAATATTAGCAGGCGAAGACATCATAACTGGCGAAGAGATTCCAGGTATCGAGAAAGTTGAAAGGTTACTGTTTTTAACTTTAAATGCTAATGATATAAGAAGAGCAGATGATATTGAAAAGTGGCTTAAATATTTGGATGAAATAGAGAAAAATTCAAGTAAAGAATTCAGGGACTCTGTTGCGAAATATTCACCTGAGTTTGCCGAAAAAATTTGCAGGAAATTGTCGAATTCTGAAATATCAGCGGCAGGAAGACTGTATAATAAGATAGGCGAATTTTTTACCCAAGGATTAAATATCTATATAGACTCACATTACAAAAAACTGATGGAATTATCAGAAGAGTATGGCAGAGAGGCAGTTTATTTGAGCATTCACGAGGGGTTGGAGAATGCCGAAAGAAGACTTGCAAGGATTTTTAAAAATGCAAGAGAGATAAAAAATAAAGAAGATTTAGTATATTTTATAAATAGCAGCGATGAGCTGGCAAAGTCGCTGGGTGTGAGTGCTTTCAAAGAATCCAACTATCGAGATTGTTTGTATAAATATCTGGGTATGGATAACATAAAGGATTTGGCAAACAAGGCATATCAAGTTCACCACATATTTCCACAGAGTTTATTTGGGGAAGGTGGTCTTTATGAATCGATATTTAAAAGAGCGGGGTTGAATGTCCACGATGTGAGGTTTTTGGGGCTGTGGGATGCAAAGGACCATTTGAAGAAAAAGTATGATTATAATGAAGTATGGTTTAAAGAAATGGACGATTTGAAGGAAAAACACGGAAACAGGATAGAAGATATTGATATAATTGAAGTGATAGAAAAAGGAAGGGAGATAGCGAGCAGATATGGGTTTACAAGGGTTAGATTTTAG